From a single Candidatus Woesearchaeota archaeon genomic region:
- a CDS encoding NAD-dependent epimerase/dehydratase family protein, whose amino-acid sequence MRILVTGGCGFIGSEVVKQLLQKGHQVIVLDNLSKPESSIKEGYEFRKVDLNDKLATEKAFTGADICIHLAAKIGGIGYFHKYPATILSENNKMYSSVFEAAVKNKLKRMVYVSSSMVFESATEFPSKEKDTKLIPPPVSAYGFSKLIGEWYCYSFWDEYKLPYSICRPFNAYGINEFPGQEIGYAHVIPDIVKKVLNGQYPLEILGDGEQTRCFTHVSDIANGIITVALSPKAENQDFNVASPEETKMIELAEKIWKICGRKEAFQVKHVEGFKYDIKRRVPDTTKIATMLGWKPKMEFEDGLREVVTWLKKELEKKK is encoded by the coding sequence ATGCGAATACTCGTCACAGGGGGATGCGGTTTTATTGGCAGTGAAGTAGTCAAACAACTCCTCCAAAAAGGACATCAGGTCATTGTTTTAGACAATCTGAGCAAGCCAGAAAGTTCTATCAAAGAAGGATATGAGTTCCGAAAAGTGGATCTCAACGATAAGCTTGCGACAGAAAAAGCGTTTACGGGAGCAGATATCTGCATTCATCTCGCTGCAAAGATTGGCGGTATTGGTTACTTTCATAAATATCCTGCAACAATCTTGAGTGAAAATAATAAGATGTATTCTTCTGTGTTTGAAGCAGCAGTAAAGAATAAACTCAAGCGCATGGTGTATGTCTCCTCATCAATGGTCTTTGAATCCGCGACAGAATTTCCGAGCAAAGAAAAAGACACAAAACTCATCCCGCCACCAGTTTCAGCGTATGGTTTTTCTAAGCTCATTGGCGAATGGTATTGCTACTCGTTTTGGGATGAATACAAACTTCCATATTCCATCTGCAGACCATTTAACGCGTACGGCATTAATGAATTCCCTGGTCAAGAAATCGGCTACGCGCATGTCATTCCAGATATAGTAAAAAAAGTGCTGAATGGCCAATACCCATTAGAAATTCTCGGTGATGGCGAGCAAACGCGATGCTTTACGCATGTGAGCGATATCGCGAATGGAATTATTACAGTCGCGCTTTCTCCGAAAGCAGAAAATCAAGATTTTAACGTCGCAAGTCCTGAAGAAACAAAAATGATAGAGCTTGCGGAAAAAATATGGAAGATCTGCGGAAGAAAAGAAGCATTCCAAGTCAAACATGTGGAGGGATTCAAATACGACATTAAGCGTAGAGTTCCTGATACCACAAAAATCGCGACAATGCTCGGATGGAAGCCCAAAATGGAATTCGAAGATGGATTGCGCGAAGTAGTAACATGGTTAAAAAAAGAACTCGAGAAAAAGAAGTAA
- a CDS encoding glycosyltransferase family 2 protein, producing MKEENKQKAEQETKMLPEISVIIASFNEERNIRETIQRVYKTMPNCELILVEGGTDKTIEIAEEEKKKHPSMIIIHNKEDKGKGQAIKVGIAAATKPIMAQVDADSQFPPEELPELIKPILEEKADIVFASRFVNGSTIEDGSLTRMRRLANYVVSGFTSFLCGTRLTDVNAGFKAWKSDVIRDIDMQCNHFGYEPEIAIMAAKKGYTIIETPVNYKGRQRGISNVKLLRDGIIIPIFLLKTKFFR from the coding sequence ATGAAAGAAGAAAACAAGCAAAAAGCAGAACAAGAAACAAAAATGCTTCCAGAAATCAGTGTCATCATCGCGTCATTCAATGAAGAAAGAAACATCAGAGAAACAATTCAGCGTGTATACAAGACAATGCCAAACTGTGAACTGATTCTTGTTGAAGGTGGCACTGACAAAACAATAGAAATTGCAGAAGAAGAAAAGAAAAAGCATCCAAGCATGATTATAATTCACAATAAAGAAGACAAGGGAAAAGGGCAGGCAATTAAAGTGGGAATAGCTGCTGCGACAAAACCAATCATGGCGCAAGTAGATGCAGACTCGCAGTTTCCTCCTGAAGAACTCCCTGAACTCATAAAACCTATTCTCGAGGAAAAAGCAGACATTGTCTTCGCGTCACGATTCGTCAACGGATCCACAATTGAAGATGGCTCTCTCACAAGAATGCGAAGACTTGCAAACTATGTTGTTTCAGGATTCACTTCCTTTCTCTGCGGAACACGATTGACAGATGTCAATGCGGGATTTAAGGCGTGGAAAAGCGATGTTATTAGAGATATTGACATGCAGTGCAATCATTTTGGCTATGAACCAGAAATCGCGATCATGGCTGCAAAAAAAGGCTACACCATTATCGAAACACCAGTGAATTACAAAGGAAGACAGCGAGGAATCTCCAACGTCAAATTATTGAGAGATGGAATCATTATTCCTATTTTCCTCCTCAAGACAAAATTCTTCAGGTAA
- a CDS encoding class I SAM-dependent methyltransferase: MEKKTQNKEAEKEFFDNALSESPWTTFNANGQKQIFQLFKEKVKPKSGEIAIDMGCGTGEFSERLEEYGLQVTGMDISKKAVELCKEKYKEKKNIRFEVQDIEKTTWKDESADIIFFGGVLHHFPHREKVFKEAFRVLKKGGRIFAFDPHYYNLIIWTYRELLGVKKQKTENEVLIKPEEVKKELADAGFTQIDAKGSANMTFDMRYFKKLVPFPLYYGAYIYNSIERAIHSIKPLREKHGSFAITYAKKE; the protein is encoded by the coding sequence ATGGAAAAGAAAACACAGAACAAAGAAGCGGAGAAAGAATTCTTTGACAATGCGCTCAGCGAATCGCCATGGACAACGTTTAATGCAAATGGTCAAAAACAGATATTCCAATTATTTAAGGAAAAAGTAAAGCCAAAAAGTGGAGAGATTGCAATCGACATGGGTTGTGGCACAGGAGAATTCTCTGAACGATTAGAAGAATATGGCTTACAAGTCACAGGAATGGATATTTCAAAAAAAGCAGTAGAACTGTGCAAAGAAAAGTACAAAGAAAAAAAGAATATACGTTTTGAAGTGCAGGATATAGAGAAAACAACATGGAAAGATGAATCTGCGGACATTATCTTTTTCGGCGGAGTCCTCCATCACTTCCCACACAGAGAAAAAGTCTTCAAAGAAGCGTTTCGTGTCCTGAAAAAAGGAGGAAGAATATTTGCGTTTGATCCGCATTATTACAATCTTATCATCTGGACATATCGGGAATTACTAGGAGTAAAAAAACAAAAGACAGAGAATGAAGTGCTGATAAAACCTGAAGAAGTCAAAAAAGAACTCGCAGATGCAGGATTTACACAAATTGACGCGAAAGGGAGTGCGAATATGACGTTTGATATGCGCTACTTCAAGAAGCTTGTTCCATTCCCCTTATATTACGGAGCGTACATCTACAATAGCATTGAACGAGCAATACACAGTATCAAACCACTTCGGGAAAAGCACGGCTCATTTGCGATAACGTATGCGAAGAAAGAATGA
- a CDS encoding glycosyltransferase family 39 protein codes for MEQDGQEKAATQEITFDLSKILSFCKAKPHVVLLLAFMLFGFYLRSYHMDFPVIGYHNMKENQYIPYTEFMYNADEFLDYFRTETYWIGAQQHGYFTQYEFPFIPWMILLLWWIVGVKLWAARLVIILFSLASIPILYLVGKKLTDNVSLVLVACLFFTIMPISIFFGRNVQPEAPAVFLILLGTYWFLRWREDVLASVYHYKKFLYFSLCFLLAILLKVPNGIGLVPLLFFVPYKELFSQKKYLCILAAVFLFIMMLFPVWVKLSQLAMPGAATVGTSGFDESFAEVRTNISLALSSSYWSDHYLGIRSFVLDNFTGWFFWLTLLGVIFALLKIRTKMGLFIASSFFSLLLYIIFFADKFRGHAYYQMVFLPLVCFGAAYALFVIATILEKPLASIHFYTKFQGKLIFVFLVLLFFLSFSDLTAATSRVFDTIYYGEDIAGDFISQHSDPEDRVFIDGVFSQSVGILWHAHRYGIEEIPSNLTRFQELEDELQFRWVVLYAQGMGTIQSKLEVWEYIQQTYSIQQIGLIPQGNELAPYYFVLEKGGTFDPDSFLVNKTPYLATTYTNSAGIVEFYALDGGTP; via the coding sequence ATGGAGCAGGATGGGCAGGAGAAAGCAGCTACTCAAGAAATCACCTTTGATCTCTCTAAAATTCTTTCTTTTTGCAAAGCGAAACCCCATGTTGTACTCCTCCTTGCATTCATGCTCTTTGGTTTTTATCTTCGTTCGTATCACATGGACTTCCCTGTTATTGGTTATCACAATATGAAAGAAAATCAGTACATTCCGTACACAGAATTTATGTACAACGCAGATGAGTTTCTTGATTATTTTCGCACTGAAACCTATTGGATTGGAGCGCAGCAGCATGGCTACTTTACGCAGTATGAATTTCCTTTTATTCCTTGGATGATTCTGCTTTTATGGTGGATTGTTGGCGTTAAACTCTGGGCTGCGCGGCTCGTTATTATTCTTTTCTCTCTTGCAAGTATTCCGATACTCTATCTTGTTGGCAAGAAACTCACCGATAATGTCTCTCTTGTTTTAGTCGCGTGTCTCTTTTTTACCATTATGCCCATTAGTATTTTCTTTGGGAGAAATGTGCAACCAGAAGCACCTGCTGTTTTTCTGATTCTTCTTGGCACCTATTGGTTTTTGCGCTGGCGTGAAGATGTTCTTGCTTCTGTGTATCACTACAAAAAATTCCTTTATTTCTCTCTCTGTTTTCTCCTTGCAATCTTACTTAAAGTTCCTAATGGCATCGGGCTTGTGCCCTTGCTTTTTTTTGTTCCTTACAAAGAACTCTTTTCTCAAAAAAAATATCTTTGCATACTTGCGGCAGTTTTTCTTTTTATTATGATGTTGTTTCCTGTTTGGGTTAAACTCTCTCAACTGGCGATGCCTGGCGCAGCGACTGTTGGAACTAGTGGATTTGACGAAAGTTTTGCAGAAGTTCGCACGAATATTTCTCTTGCATTGTCTTCTTCGTATTGGAGTGATCATTATTTAGGGATTCGTTCTTTTGTCCTCGATAATTTCACGGGCTGGTTTTTCTGGTTGACTTTGCTTGGGGTTATTTTTGCTCTCTTAAAAATCCGTACGAAGATGGGGTTGTTCATTGCGAGTAGCTTTTTTTCATTACTCCTTTACATTATTTTTTTTGCAGACAAATTCCGCGGTCACGCATATTATCAAATGGTCTTTTTGCCGCTTGTCTGTTTTGGCGCCGCGTATGCCCTCTTTGTTATTGCGACCATTCTTGAGAAACCTCTCGCATCCATTCATTTTTATACAAAATTTCAAGGAAAACTCATTTTTGTTTTTTTGGTTCTTCTCTTCTTCCTCTCTTTTTCAGATCTTACTGCCGCGACCAGTCGCGTTTTTGATACCATCTATTATGGGGAAGATATTGCAGGTGATTTTATTTCTCAACACAGCGACCCAGAAGACCGTGTCTTTATTGATGGTGTCTTTTCTCAGTCTGTTGGTATTTTGTGGCATGCGCATCGTTATGGCATTGAAGAAATTCCTTCTAATCTTACTCGCTTTCAAGAACTTGAAGATGAACTTCAATTCCGTTGGGTAGTCTTATACGCACAGGGTATGGGAACAATTCAATCAAAGCTTGAGGTTTGGGAGTATATTCAACAAACATATTCCATTCAGCAGATTGGTCTTATCCCTCAAGGAAACGAGCTTGCTCCTTATTATTTTGTCTTAGAAAAAGGAGGCACATTTGATCCTGACTCATTTTTAGTCAATAAAACTCCCTATCTTGCAACGACGTATACGAACAGCGCAGGTATTGTTGAATTTTACGCACTTGATGGAGGGACGCCATAA